The window CATCCTGTCGCGCCGCCAATGCGTTGTATCGGCGCAAATGCGCGCTCTGGCGATACCTCGACGTGCACCACGCGCGAATCGACGAGACGGTTGCCGAATCTCACTCCGCCCCAGTCGCGCGGCTCGCCGGCGGCGGACATCGCGTCAGACCATCGCGTGCCGCGGAAATCGAGATCTTCATTGCGCATCGCGAGCGCGATCGCTTCGCGCATTCCCCGCGGCCGGATTGAAAATACTTTGAGCGCGGTATCATCGCGGACTACCGTCGGATGGATCATGCTGTCGATAAGTTTGCGGCCAACGCGCGCATACAGGGGCGTCACCAGGCCGAGCCACAGGCTCGAGAGCCGCGGAGTAAGAACGTGCACGGGAATCATCAGGCGATGCAGCCCGCGCTGAAGCGAGTACTCGCGCAGGATGTCGCCGTAGGACACGATGTCGGCGCCACCGATTTCGTAGATTGGACTGCCCTCGACCTCGAGGTTCAGCGCCGCAAGCAGGTAATCGATCATATCGCTGATAGCGATTGGCTGCGCCTTCACCGCGACCCATTTCGGCGTGATCATCACCGGCAGACGTTCCGCCAAAGCGCGCACCATCTCGAACGAGAGGCTGCCGGACCCAATGATAATCGAAGCACGGAATTCGATTACCTGAACGCCTGACTCACGGAACACTTCTCCGACCTCATGGCGGCTTCGCAGATGCGTCGAGAGTTCGCCGCTACTCTCACCGAGACCGCCCAAGTAGATGATGCGTCGCACGCCTGCTGAACGTGCCGCGGCGGCGAAGTTGCGAGCGCCCTCGCGGTCTTTCACTTCGAATGAACCCGCCGACCCCATCGAATGAACCAGGTAGTATGCGGTCGAAACGTCACGGAGAGCCGGCTCAAGACTTGCGGGATCGAGTACGTCGCCGCGAACGAGCTCAGTTTTAGCGGCCACGCGCGAGCGCAGGTAATCGGGCCGGCGCGCCAGGCATCTCAACGAAACTCCAGCATTCTCGAGCGCTTTCAGCAGCCGCCCGCCGACGTATCCGGATGCGCCAGTGAGCAGCACAACTGGCCCGTCTGATACTGAATCTGTCATTGAAGTTTGCCGCGAGCGACTGCCGCATCAGACGTGTTCGCCGATAGTGCGACGCGCCCATGGCTCGACGCTTGCAAGTGTCTGGAAGCCTGGATTGTAGCGCACGAAATTGACGGCCAGCTCGCGCCGCACGATCAGCTCGTCGGGAAACGCATCCCGATCGCGAGCAGGCGCCGCCGCGCCTTGAATCGCGAGCGCCACGGTTTGCGGTCCAATTTGGCCGAAGGGTAGATACAGCGAGAGCCGGCTGGTCCCGTCGATCTCGGGGTTGTTGCGGTTGGATGCGTAATCTCCTCCCTTCGATTCGGTCGCAATTTACCCGTTTCAAGTCACGCCGGCAATTTTTGCGCAGGACAACAGACTATATGCTGATAGGAACCTCCGCACACTCGCACGAGACGTCGAAGATCAGCTTGCCGCCGGCGATCAGCGAGATGTGACGGAAAGCTCGGAGTGCTGCATCCGATTGACGCATATTCACGAGAACTGGTCTGACGCGCGCGAGCAGATCGTTATTTTTCACTCCTGGCCCCGGAGCATTCTCGCAATATATCAATAGATCTTGGTTCTGTACCGTTCGCCAGGCGCCTTTCGCTAGGCTCGCAGCCTTCCTGCGTATCACAGCAACGATGAGTTCCGAATTGACTCTCTCTGGCGAATCACCGGCCCATCCAGGACCGAGCGGATCAAAGTAAATTCCGTCATCCGATTTTTCCGCCATCTCGAGTTGTTCATGGAATTTGCTAGTAGTCGCCTCAGTGACCTCGAGTCCGACGGTCTGGCCGGCGAACTCCAAAACGAAATCGGGTGACTCGCCAGGCAGGGCGTAACTAGCACATATGGGAAACTCGATTCGGCCGTGCTCTGTGAGTGCGAACAAATACCTGGACAGTGACCACACCTCGCGATCTATATTCTTCCGGCCTTCGATATGGAGTGGCACGATCGCTCGACGCGCGAATCCGAGCAACTCTTCGCGGTCGCGAAGCGAGAGCACAATTCGAGGTTTGAAAGTCTTCACTGGCTTCGGCTATGCATCGAGGGTCTGCGTAATCTCGGCCGATAGGGCCGCGGATAAGCCATCCCCATCGTTCAAGGAGTTTCCGCGAGGCTCTCCTCGAGCCGGCGGCCTTCCGCGACTGTGCCTACCGAAAACCCGAAAGCGGCGAATGGTCTAGGGTTTTGAAATTCACCGCCATGATGTCGCCCGGCATAGGTAGTTCCAAGGGAGCTGCTAGTAGCCAAACAAGATCGGCGCATTTTTGGCGAATCAAGCGGACCCGTCGCCACTCGAAAGAACCTTGACGACCGGCTGCTCAGGAAGCTTTTGCCTTCCTTTCCGCCCAGCGCTTTTTCATCGCTTCAGACAGCCTCTTCCTGCCTGCGGGAGTGAGTTGCCCACGTCTCTTTGGCGCGGCAGTCTTAGCGGATGACTTCTTCGCCCGCCGCTCTGCCCACCGTCTTTT of the Candidatus Binatus sp. genome contains:
- a CDS encoding SDR family oxidoreductase — its product is MTDSVSDGPVVLLTGASGYVGGRLLKALENAGVSLRCLARRPDYLRSRVAAKTELVRGDVLDPASLEPALRDVSTAYYLVHSMGSAGSFEVKDREGARNFAAAARSAGVRRIIYLGGLGESSGELSTHLRSRHEVGEVFRESGVQVIEFRASIIIGSGSLSFEMVRALAERLPVMITPKWVAVKAQPIAISDMIDYLLAALNLEVEGSPIYEIGGADIVSYGDILREYSLQRGLHRLMIPVHVLTPRLSSLWLGLVTPLYARVGRKLIDSMIHPTVVRDDTALKVFSIRPRGMREAIALAMRNEDLDFRGTRWSDAMSAAGEPRDWGGVRFGNRLVDSRVVHVEVSPERAFAPIQRIGGATGWYYGEWLWHLRGFIDLLVGGVGMRRGRRDVESLELGDAVDCWRVETFDPPRQLRLAAEMRLPGRAWLDFEVVAEENGSTIRQTAIFDPVGLPGIAYWYGIFPLHQLVFAGMLRGIARAAIAADSALTVSQRATDAD